One Alnus glutinosa chromosome 3, dhAlnGlut1.1, whole genome shotgun sequence genomic region harbors:
- the LOC133863841 gene encoding F-box/kelch-repeat protein At1g80440, protein MEVVSDLPDDVLRDCLIRVSYDQFPTVASVCKGWMVEVQLPEFHRFRRAAGHAQKLIVMAQSTAQPDRNLGLANCSVHPVHRLTLYEPDTGDWRELQLPPGMSDGLPMFCRLAGFGSFLVVMGGWDPVTWRVSNSVFIYHFLSATWRRGVDMPGGPRTFFGCASDCDSGIVFVAGGHDDEKTALRSVMAYDVAKDKWTMLPDMARERDECKAIFHAGKLHVIGGYCTDMQGRFERSAEAFDVGPWQWDHVLEDYLEAGICPRTCVDVDDGAVYMCGGSDVVASRKGGKWEAVTKLPAEVCNTAYTATWGSKLLVMGSAGFGQSYVAYMLDLRSKTWTKLETPWKYSGHVQSGCYLEI, encoded by the coding sequence ATGGAGGTCGTTTCAGATCTGCCCGACGATGTACTCCGAGATTGCCTGATTCGTGTGTCCTACGACCAGTTTCCCACGGTTGCATCGGTGTGTAAAGGTTGGATGGTCGAGGTTCAGCTTCCGGAGTTTCACCGCTTTAGGAGGGCCGCTGGCCATGCCCAAAAACTCATTGTCATGGCCCAATCCACCGCCCAACCGGACCGGAATCTCGGACTGGCAAATTGTTCCGTTCACCCGGTTCACCGCCTCACTCTTTATGAACCGGATACAGGTGATTGGCGGGAACTGCAGTTGCCTCCGGGGATGTCTGACGGGTTGCCGATGTTTTGCAGGTTGGCCGGTTTCGGGTCGTTTTTGGTGGTGATGGGCGGGTGGGACCCGGTCACGTGGAGGGTCTCTAATTCGGTGTTCATCTACCATTTTCTTTCTGCCACGTGGCGGCGTGGGGTTGATATGCCAGGTGGGCCCAGGACTTTTTTCGGGTGTGCGTCGGATTGTGACAGTGGGATCGTTTTTGTTGCCGGAGGACATGATGACGAAAAGACGGCATTGAGGTCTGTGATGGCGTATGACGTGGCAAAAGACAAGTGGACTATGTTGCCTGACATGGCAAGAGAGCGTGATGAGTGCAAGGCGATATTCCATGCTGGCAAGCTCCACGTCATTGGTGGCTACTGTACGGATATGCAAGGCCGGTTCGAGAGGAGCGCCGAGGCGTTTGATGTTGGCCCGTGGCAGTGGGACCATGTTTTGGAAGACTACTTGGAGGCTGGCATTTGTCCGAGGACCTGTGTGGATGTCGATGATGGGGCCGTATACATGTGTGGGGGAAGTGATGTGGTGGCATCACGGAAAGGTGGCAAGTGGGAAGCGGTGACCAAGCTTCCTGCTGAGGTGTGCAATACGGCTTACACGGCGACGTGGGGAAGCAAGCTGTTAGTGATGGGGTCTGCAGGGTTTGGTCAGTCCTACGTGGCATACATGCTGGATTTGAGAAGTAAGACATGGACAAAGTTAGAGACCCCTTGGAAATACTCTGGACATGTTCAATCAGGGTGTTACCTGGAGATTTAG